The Cucurbita pepo subsp. pepo cultivar mu-cu-16 chromosome LG08, ASM280686v2, whole genome shotgun sequence genome contains a region encoding:
- the LOC111800993 gene encoding uncharacterized protein LOC111800993 isoform X1, protein MEHRDQRQESHGVHVCNKCGWLFSSSHPSAKRRRAHKRVCGTIEGFKLVESEANTLLTVSDNDDYHNSSSLEVLGGSCSDNGVDGTKTKSKESGDEVFSDAVAEFSEGIGPNKSMGDALNSESTSKMVAEDEMNSSRATNDTEVLETTIHRSGSEQEHEINQELLNIETDSRIPLSCSSTENQKVEDSIVAETAIDRSGNVQETKVDQELMNLVTDLGTPLFISSTEQEKFNQELMTLETNFRTGDSVVLHDDRMNTTTASDLNPIEPETIVPLQQERNIDSAENVPRCSLPSPDTRYDEKKNEGFGSFKNSAEIAAPPGRMDNDKSEPVSKMEETIEIPTEPTAHNGNDLESCSCHILLETDEIKERNDNVPPPSVSSDLNVVERPEALVDDSKDHKDLKLTDYVVQDRHEGVGGSGDNFKDPVRETSQAEPFDPASEVASFDTGVKNVSVDVKADCSRNSNEEVEEIPVKEVNATEIKSELGENEKHDKSQNLSDAANFGIDSVPSASFSPEVEPMASSMHSLDNLSENVTDVVSDENSAAPTGNLKKLDDNEVGIRGVLRADDENKAGACGRHSEDTAQIYLPEEKVSTGIDSTMLESNTNSRENRCRAVAEEIANESPRKFSGTENADTKSFGINLVSDAQQSVKDDNHGDDQSCHVAGFSAVQNSSNVHSNKEANLVSVSNESVTGRSDASRDGSVSQLVGDVRIASETWQDDTVKTDIKPQLTSSLLDASVDASSQTDSLEGNWGSVSVLSTQSDLPAVVDGEATLQARAEAEGNNSKRKEAATKRQHSDRSDLFEPPSFMTLVEPDGRGIQSTGASEIQTDENQQQPNPASLQAGWFPSYTHIAKDSPGRKKNEAVIAKVTNWSTGKPHTALKNLLDDAALENKQKSSPTRKENLASMIQKDENSTENSVVNATVGSVTRPRSPASQLGNREIPNEWNSPARYPSDIRRERRKGKPYWAQFVCCSSVH, encoded by the exons ATGGAGCATCGAGATCAGA GGCAGGAGAGCCATGGAGTTCATGTTTGCAACAAATGTGGATGGCTCTTTTCTAGCTCTCATCCGAGTGCTAAACGTAGGCGTGCTCACAAGAGGGTTTGTGGAACCATTGAAGGGTTCAAGCTGGTTGAGTCTGAGGCTAATACCCTTTTGACTGTTTCAGATAATGATGACTATCATAATAGTTCCA GTCTAGAAGTCCTGGGAGGCAGTTGCAGTGACAATGGCGTCGATGGAACGAAAACAAAATCGAAGGAATCCGGAGATGAAGTGTTTTCCGATGCTGTTGCAGAGTTTTCAGAGGGCATAGGACCAAACAAATCCATGGGAGACGCTTTGAATTCGGAAAGCACGTCGAAGATGGTGGCAGAGGATGAAATGAATAGCTCTCGAGCTACTAATGACACAGAAGTCCTTG AAACTACTATCCATCGGTCAGGAAGCGAGCAGGAACATGAAATTAATCAAGAACTTCTGAATATCGAGACTGACTCTCGAATTCCGTTGTCGTGTTCTTCAACTGAAAATCAAAAGGTTGAGGATTCGATTGTTGCAGAAACCGCTATCGATCGGTCAGGAAATGTGCAGGAAACCAAAGTTGATCAAGAACTTATGAATCTTGTGACTGATTTAGGAACTCCTCTGTTCATCTCTTCAACTGAGCAGGAAAAATTTAATCAAGAACTTATGACTCTTGAAACCAACTTTAGAACTGGGGATTCCGTGGTTCTCCACGATGATCGTATGAATACGACTACTGCAAGTGACTTGAACCCGATTGAACCCGAAACTATAGTGCCTCTGCAACAAGAAAGGAACATTGATAGTGCTGAAAACGTGCCTCGATGCTCCTTGCCATCTCCTGATACAAGatatgatgaaaagaagaatgagggGTTCGGCTCGTTTAAAAACTCGGCAGAAATTGCTGCACCGCCGGGAAGAATGGATAATGATAAATCCGAGCCAGTATCGAAGATGGAAGAAACCATTGAAATACCTACAGAGCCCACTGCACATAATGGAAACGATCTAGAGTCTTGCAGTTGTCACATCTTACTCGAGACtgatgaaataaaagaaaggaatgACAATGTGCCTCCGCCTTCTGTGTCGAGTGACTTAAACGTTGTAGAGCGTCCTGAGGCTTTAGTCGACGATTCAAAGGACCATAAGGATCTTAAGTTAACTGATTATGTTGTACAGGATCGTCATGAAGGAGTCGGTGGTTCGGGAGACAATTTTAAGGATCCCGTTCGTGAGACTTCCCAGGCCGAGCCATTTGATCCAGCCTCGGAAGTAGCTTCTTTTGACACTGGAGTCAAGAATGTGTCTGTTGATGTGAAAGCTGATTGTTCTAGGAATAGCAACGAGGAAGTCGAAGAAATTCCCGTTAAAGAAGTGAATGCAACCGAGATTAAGAGTGAACTCGGTGAAAACGAGAAGCACGATAAGAGTCAAAACTTAAGTGATGCTGCAAATTTTGGGATTGATAGTGTTCCATCAGCCTCCTTTTCACCAGAAGTTGAACCAATGGCCTCTTCCATGCATTCTCTGGATAATCTTTCTGAAAATGTTACCGATGTCGTTTCCGATGAAAACTCAGCTGCACCAACAGGTAATCTAAAGAAACTCGACGACAATGAAGTTGGAATCAGAGGAGTTCTTCGAGCTGATGATGAGAACAAAGCAGGAGCATGTGGAAGACATTCGGAGGACACGGCGCAAATTTATCTTCCAGAGGAAAAGGTTTCAACAGGGATCGATTCCACGATGCTTGAATCTAACACGAACAGCAGAGAGAATAGATGTCGTGCTGTTGCCGAAGAGATAGCAAACGAATCTCCTAGGAAGTTTTCTGGGACCGAAAACGCAGACACGAAAAGTTTCGgaattaatttagtttcagATGCTCAGCAAAGTGTAAAAGACGACAATCATGGCGATGATCAGTCATGTCATGTTGCAGGTTTTAGCGCAGTTCAAAACTCGTCCAATGTCCATTCGAACAAGGAGGCGAATTTGGTTTCTGTCAGTAACGAATCTGTCACGGGAAGATCAGACGCTTCTCGGGATGGCAGTGTGAGCCAGCTTGTTGGAGATGTGAGAATTGCTTCTGAAACTTGGCAAGATGATACTGTGAAAACCGACATAAAACCGCAGCTTACATCATCCCTTCTCGATGCTTCGGTCGATGCGAGTAGTCAAACCGACAGTCTTGAAGGCAACTGGGGGTCTGTCTCAG TGCTCTCAACTCAGTCAGATTTACCAGCTGTTGTTGATGGCGAAGCAACACTGCAAGCACGAGCCGAAGCAGAAGGAAACAACTCGAAGAGGAAGGAAGCTGCAACCAAGAGACAACATTCCGACAGATCTGATTTGTTCGAGCCACCATCTTTTATGACCTTGGTCGAACCTGATGGTAGAGGAATCCAAAGCACAGGCGCTTCCGAAATCCAGACCGACGAAAACCAACAGCAGCCAAATCCTGCATCTCTGCAGGCTGGGTGGTTTCCCTCGTACACTCACATTGCAAAGGACTCACCGGGACGAAAGAAGAACGAGGCAGTTATAGCGAAGGTAACAAACTGGAGCACAGGGAAGCCACACACTGCTCTCAAGAATCTTTTGGATGATGCTGCACTCGAAAACAAACAGAAATCATCACCAACACGAAAAGAAAACCTGGCTTCTATGATTCAGAAAGACGAAAATTCGACAGAAAATAGTGTCGTCAACGCAACAGTCGGCTCCGTTACTCGGCCGAGATCGCCTGCCTCACAATTGGGAAACAGAGAGATTCCAAATGAATGGAACTCTCCTGCAAGGTATCCATCAGACATCCggagagaaaggagaaaaggGAAGCCATATTGGGCTCAATTTGTATGCTGTTCATCAGTGCATTAG
- the LOC111800993 gene encoding uncharacterized protein LOC111800993 isoform X2: MLLGLEVLGGSCSDNGVDGTKTKSKESGDEVFSDAVAEFSEGIGPNKSMGDALNSESTSKMVAEDEMNSSRATNDTEVLETTIHRSGSEQEHEINQELLNIETDSRIPLSCSSTENQKVEDSIVAETAIDRSGNVQETKVDQELMNLVTDLGTPLFISSTEQEKFNQELMTLETNFRTGDSVVLHDDRMNTTTASDLNPIEPETIVPLQQERNIDSAENVPRCSLPSPDTRYDEKKNEGFGSFKNSAEIAAPPGRMDNDKSEPVSKMEETIEIPTEPTAHNGNDLESCSCHILLETDEIKERNDNVPPPSVSSDLNVVERPEALVDDSKDHKDLKLTDYVVQDRHEGVGGSGDNFKDPVRETSQAEPFDPASEVASFDTGVKNVSVDVKADCSRNSNEEVEEIPVKEVNATEIKSELGENEKHDKSQNLSDAANFGIDSVPSASFSPEVEPMASSMHSLDNLSENVTDVVSDENSAAPTGNLKKLDDNEVGIRGVLRADDENKAGACGRHSEDTAQIYLPEEKVSTGIDSTMLESNTNSRENRCRAVAEEIANESPRKFSGTENADTKSFGINLVSDAQQSVKDDNHGDDQSCHVAGFSAVQNSSNVHSNKEANLVSVSNESVTGRSDASRDGSVSQLVGDVRIASETWQDDTVKTDIKPQLTSSLLDASVDASSQTDSLEGNWGSVSVLSTQSDLPAVVDGEATLQARAEAEGNNSKRKEAATKRQHSDRSDLFEPPSFMTLVEPDGRGIQSTGASEIQTDENQQQPNPASLQAGWFPSYTHIAKDSPGRKKNEAVIAKVTNWSTGKPHTALKNLLDDAALENKQKSSPTRKENLASMIQKDENSTENSVVNATVGSVTRPRSPASQLGNREIPNEWNSPARYPSDIRRERRKGKPYWAQFVCCSSVH, from the exons ATGCTGCTAGGTCTAGAAGTCCTGGGAGGCAGTTGCAGTGACAATGGCGTCGATGGAACGAAAACAAAATCGAAGGAATCCGGAGATGAAGTGTTTTCCGATGCTGTTGCAGAGTTTTCAGAGGGCATAGGACCAAACAAATCCATGGGAGACGCTTTGAATTCGGAAAGCACGTCGAAGATGGTGGCAGAGGATGAAATGAATAGCTCTCGAGCTACTAATGACACAGAAGTCCTTG AAACTACTATCCATCGGTCAGGAAGCGAGCAGGAACATGAAATTAATCAAGAACTTCTGAATATCGAGACTGACTCTCGAATTCCGTTGTCGTGTTCTTCAACTGAAAATCAAAAGGTTGAGGATTCGATTGTTGCAGAAACCGCTATCGATCGGTCAGGAAATGTGCAGGAAACCAAAGTTGATCAAGAACTTATGAATCTTGTGACTGATTTAGGAACTCCTCTGTTCATCTCTTCAACTGAGCAGGAAAAATTTAATCAAGAACTTATGACTCTTGAAACCAACTTTAGAACTGGGGATTCCGTGGTTCTCCACGATGATCGTATGAATACGACTACTGCAAGTGACTTGAACCCGATTGAACCCGAAACTATAGTGCCTCTGCAACAAGAAAGGAACATTGATAGTGCTGAAAACGTGCCTCGATGCTCCTTGCCATCTCCTGATACAAGatatgatgaaaagaagaatgagggGTTCGGCTCGTTTAAAAACTCGGCAGAAATTGCTGCACCGCCGGGAAGAATGGATAATGATAAATCCGAGCCAGTATCGAAGATGGAAGAAACCATTGAAATACCTACAGAGCCCACTGCACATAATGGAAACGATCTAGAGTCTTGCAGTTGTCACATCTTACTCGAGACtgatgaaataaaagaaaggaatgACAATGTGCCTCCGCCTTCTGTGTCGAGTGACTTAAACGTTGTAGAGCGTCCTGAGGCTTTAGTCGACGATTCAAAGGACCATAAGGATCTTAAGTTAACTGATTATGTTGTACAGGATCGTCATGAAGGAGTCGGTGGTTCGGGAGACAATTTTAAGGATCCCGTTCGTGAGACTTCCCAGGCCGAGCCATTTGATCCAGCCTCGGAAGTAGCTTCTTTTGACACTGGAGTCAAGAATGTGTCTGTTGATGTGAAAGCTGATTGTTCTAGGAATAGCAACGAGGAAGTCGAAGAAATTCCCGTTAAAGAAGTGAATGCAACCGAGATTAAGAGTGAACTCGGTGAAAACGAGAAGCACGATAAGAGTCAAAACTTAAGTGATGCTGCAAATTTTGGGATTGATAGTGTTCCATCAGCCTCCTTTTCACCAGAAGTTGAACCAATGGCCTCTTCCATGCATTCTCTGGATAATCTTTCTGAAAATGTTACCGATGTCGTTTCCGATGAAAACTCAGCTGCACCAACAGGTAATCTAAAGAAACTCGACGACAATGAAGTTGGAATCAGAGGAGTTCTTCGAGCTGATGATGAGAACAAAGCAGGAGCATGTGGAAGACATTCGGAGGACACGGCGCAAATTTATCTTCCAGAGGAAAAGGTTTCAACAGGGATCGATTCCACGATGCTTGAATCTAACACGAACAGCAGAGAGAATAGATGTCGTGCTGTTGCCGAAGAGATAGCAAACGAATCTCCTAGGAAGTTTTCTGGGACCGAAAACGCAGACACGAAAAGTTTCGgaattaatttagtttcagATGCTCAGCAAAGTGTAAAAGACGACAATCATGGCGATGATCAGTCATGTCATGTTGCAGGTTTTAGCGCAGTTCAAAACTCGTCCAATGTCCATTCGAACAAGGAGGCGAATTTGGTTTCTGTCAGTAACGAATCTGTCACGGGAAGATCAGACGCTTCTCGGGATGGCAGTGTGAGCCAGCTTGTTGGAGATGTGAGAATTGCTTCTGAAACTTGGCAAGATGATACTGTGAAAACCGACATAAAACCGCAGCTTACATCATCCCTTCTCGATGCTTCGGTCGATGCGAGTAGTCAAACCGACAGTCTTGAAGGCAACTGGGGGTCTGTCTCAG TGCTCTCAACTCAGTCAGATTTACCAGCTGTTGTTGATGGCGAAGCAACACTGCAAGCACGAGCCGAAGCAGAAGGAAACAACTCGAAGAGGAAGGAAGCTGCAACCAAGAGACAACATTCCGACAGATCTGATTTGTTCGAGCCACCATCTTTTATGACCTTGGTCGAACCTGATGGTAGAGGAATCCAAAGCACAGGCGCTTCCGAAATCCAGACCGACGAAAACCAACAGCAGCCAAATCCTGCATCTCTGCAGGCTGGGTGGTTTCCCTCGTACACTCACATTGCAAAGGACTCACCGGGACGAAAGAAGAACGAGGCAGTTATAGCGAAGGTAACAAACTGGAGCACAGGGAAGCCACACACTGCTCTCAAGAATCTTTTGGATGATGCTGCACTCGAAAACAAACAGAAATCATCACCAACACGAAAAGAAAACCTGGCTTCTATGATTCAGAAAGACGAAAATTCGACAGAAAATAGTGTCGTCAACGCAACAGTCGGCTCCGTTACTCGGCCGAGATCGCCTGCCTCACAATTGGGAAACAGAGAGATTCCAAATGAATGGAACTCTCCTGCAAGGTATCCATCAGACATCCggagagaaaggagaaaaggGAAGCCATATTGGGCTCAATTTGTATGCTGTTCATCAGTGCATTAG
- the LOC111800518 gene encoding putative disease resistance protein RGA3 → MIWVAKLQGLAIDAEVIMEELSYENLRRQIDVNGNPKKMVCDFFSFSNPLLFRLKMAHKIKTITQILNEINVEASAVGVVAKVNERVTSGNNGQIPETDSFLDEFEIVGRGVDISRIVSIVLDTTTHDRISVIPIVGMGGLGKTTVAKAVFNHELVEAHFDETIWVCVTASFDEKKILRAVLESLTNFPSGLDSLDAILRRLQKELEGKRYFLVLDDVWNENFELWNNLMSLLLKITNSVGNRILVTTRSEEAGKVVKTFPVYRLAKLSDDECWSIFKERASPNGLPLTQELEVMKNVLAEQFGGIPLVAKVVGGSVQLKTRRETLLMSTLETLIMNPLHNENDILSILRLSVDHLPNSSLKQCFAYFSNFPKGYNFEKEQLIQCWMAEGFIQPSDQAGNETMEDIGDKYFNILLAHSLFQDIVKDENGKITHCKMHHLLHDLAYSISKCAAFGSDVIGLNDSVSQIRQLSLIGCENNVPLPSIRSMRNLRSLFLDRDVFGHEIISFKRLCVLNISRCEIHSLPTSIGRLKHLRYLDVSNNMIKELPKSIVKLYKLQTLRLGCFHGEAPKNFRKLISLRHFYMDIKRPTNRHMPCYLGRLVDLQSLPFFVVGMDKGSHIEELGYLSHLRGTLRLYNLEFVRNMGEAMTAKLVKKEKVYN, encoded by the exons ATGATTTGGGTCGCTAAGCTTCAGGGTTTAGCCATCGATGCCGAAGTTATAATGGAAGAGCTCTCCTACGAGAATCTTAGGCGCCAAATTGACGTCAATGGAAATCCCAAGAAAATGGTAT gtgatttcttttcattctctaatCCCTTGTTGTTTAGGTTGAAAATGgctcataaaattaaaaccattACCCAAATTTTGAATGAGATTAATGTGGAGGCAAGTGCTGTGGGGGTTGTTGCTAAAGTGAATGAAAGAGTAACGAGTGGTAATAATGGGCAAATTCCAGAGACTGATTCATTTCTTGATGAGTTTGAGATTGTAGGAAGAGGGGTTGATATATCAAGAATAGTTAGCATAGTTCTTGACACTACCACACACGACAGGATCTCTGTCATTCCTATTGTCGGGATGGGTGGTCTTGGAAAGACAACAGTGGCTAAAGCAGTCTTTAATCATGAGCTTGTGGAAGCTCATTTTGATGAAACAATTTGGGTGTGTGTGACTGCAAGTTTTGATGAGAAGAAGATTTTAAGAGCAGTTTTGGAATCTCTTACGAACTTTCCAAGTGGTTTGGATAGTTTGGATGCTATACTTAGAAGGTTACAAAAGGAGCTGGAAGGGAAGAGGTATTTTCTTGTGCTGGATGATGTatggaatgaaaattttgaactgTGGAACAATTTGATGAGTCTTTTGCTAAAGATTACAAATAGTGTTGGGAATAGAATTCTTGTGACAACTCGGAGTGAAGAAGCTGGAAAAGTCGTGAAGACGTTTCCCGTTTATCGTTTAGCTAAGTTATCAGACGATGAATGCTGGTCGATATTCAAGGAAAGAGCGTCCCCAAATGGTCTACCACTGACTCAAGAGCTGGAAGTTATGAAGAATGTGCTTGCTGAGCAGTTTGGAGGCATTCCATTGGTTGCAAAAGTCGTGGGAGGATCCGTACAGTTGAAGACAAGAAGAGAGACTTTGTTGATGTCAACATTGGAAACCCTGATTATGAATCCGCTACATAATGAAAACGATATCTTGTCTATCTTGAGATTAAGTGTGGATCATTTGCCGAACTCGTCGTTGAAACAATGTTTTgcctatttttcaaattttccgAAGGGATATAACTTTGAAAAGGAACAACTAATTCAATGCTGGATGGCTGAAGGGTTCATTCAACCTTCTGATCAAGCAGGCAATGAAACCATGGAAGATATAGGAGACAAGTACTTCAATATCTTACTAGCTCATTCCTTATTTCAAGATATTGTCAAAGATGAGAATGGAAAAATCACTCACTGTAAGAtgcatcatcttcttcatgaTCTTGCATATTCTATCTCAAAATGTGCAGCATTCGGTTCAGATGTTATTGGTTTAAATGATAGCGTTTCTCAAATTCGACAATTATCCTTGATTGGCTGTGAGAATAATGTACCTTTGCCTTCTATAAGGAGTATGCGGAACTTACGTTCTTTGTTCTTGGACAGAGATGTCTTTGGCCACGAGATTATAAGTTTCAAGCGCTTGTGTGTTCTAAACATATCGCGATGTGAAATCCATAGCTTGCCAACGTCGATCGGAAGGTTAAAGCATCTACGGTATCTAGACGTTTCAAATAATATGATAAAGGAACTTCCAAAATCTATTGTTAAGCTTTACAAATTGCAGACCCTGAGGCTTGGTTGTTTCCATGGAGAAGCCCCCAAGAACTTCAGGAAACTGATCAGTTTGAGACATTTCTATATGGATATTAAAAGACCGACGAATAGGCACATGCCCTGTTATCTAGGTAGGTTGGTTGATCTTCAATCCTTgcctttttttgttgttggcaTGGACAAGGGCTCTCATATAGAAGAGCTTGGATATCTGAGCCATCTCAGAGGAACATTAAGGCTTTATAATCTTGAGTTTGTCAGAAATATGGGGGAAGCCATGACAGCTAAGTTggtgaaaaaggaaaaagtgtACAATTGA
- the LOC111800519 gene encoding probable glucan endo-1,3-beta-glucosidase A6 isoform X1, with translation MPTFSLNFVLLFSLICISGAEISSKIGINYGQLGSNLPPPSLAIEMIKSMKAGRVKLYDANHEILRLLSGTNLQVSIMIPNNEISDIANNQTRSDEWILNNVVPFYPDTMIRFILVGNEVLSYASDRDRHVWTDLVPAMRRVWQSLKAQNLQIIRVGTPVAMDVLETSFPPSIGTFRSDIRRTVVAPMLEFLNETRSFFFVDAYPYFPWSANPMDINLDFALFNGNFEQIDRGSGLVYTNLLDEMLDSLIFAMTKLGYPDIRLVISETGWPTTGDIEQPGANLLNAAMYNRNLVKRIMAKPTIGTPARPGVVIPTFIFALFDENQKSGPGTERHWGLLSSDGSPNYDIDLTGTKSSVEYDPIPVVENNVPFRGRLWCVAARGVDLMELGAAVTDVCNGGDGICEELTPGRECYEPVSVHWHASYAFSSYWARFRSQGGSCYFNGLAEETTTDPSSGLCRFPSVIF, from the exons ATGCCaactttttctctcaatttcgTCCTTCTATTCTCTCTCATTTGCATCTCGG GCGCAGAGATTTCAAGCAAGATAGGTATCAACTATGGCCAACTTGGGAGCAACCTTCCACCTCCAAGCCTCGCCATTGAAATGATCAAATCCATGAAAGCCGGCCGAGTGAAGCTTTATGATGCCAACCATGAAATCTTGAGACTTTTATCAGGAACAAACCTTCAAGTCTCCATTATGATACCCAACAATGAAATTTCAGACATTGCCAACAACCAGACAAGATCAGATGAATGGATCCTAAACAACGTTGTTCCCTTTTATCCTGATACCATGATTCGGTTCATTCTTGTCGGCAATGAAGTTCTGAGCTATGCATCTGATAGGGATCGCCATGTTTGGACTGACCTTGTGCCTGCCATGAGAAGGGTTTGGCAGTCCCTCAAAGCTCAAAACTTGCAGATCATTAGAGTGGGAACTCCGGTGGCTATGGACGTTTTGGAGACGTCGTTTCCACCGTCTATTGGGACGTTTAGATCGGATATTCGACGTACTGTGGTGGCTCCGATGCTGGAGTTCTTGAATGAAACGAG GTCTTTCTTCTTCGTGGATGCATATCCATATTTTCCATGGTCAGCAAACCCCATGGATATCAACTTGGATTTTGCCCTTTTCAATGGAAACTTTGAACAGATCGATCGGGGAAGTGGGTTGGTCTATACTAATCTCTTGGACGAAATGCTGGACTCTCTTATATTTGCCATGACAAAACTTGGCTACCCGGATATTCGCCTCGTGATATCGGAGACCGGGTGGCCAACCACCGGTGATATCGAACAGCCAG GCGCGAATCTCCTCAACGCGGCAATGTATAATCGAAATCTAGTAAAGAGGATAATGGCAAAGCCTACAATTGGGACACCAGCGAGACCAGGGGTGGTTATACCGACGTTCATATTCGCTCTCTTCGACGAGAACCAAAAGTCAGGGCCAGGGACGGAGCGACATTGGGGGCTACTGAGCTCGGACGGGAGTCCAAACTACGACATCGACTTGACGGGAACGAAGTCATCGGTGGAGTATGATCCGATACCCGTGGTGGAGAACAATGTGCCATTCAGAGGAAGGTTATGGTGTGTGGCAGCGAGAGGCGTGGATTTGATGGAGCTCGGGGCAGCAGTGACCGACGTGTGCAACGGAGGAGACGGAATATGCGAGGAGCTGACGCCGGGGAGGGAGTGTTATGAGCCAGTATCAGTGCATTGGCATGCAAGCTATGCTTTCAGCTCATATTGGGCGAGGTTTAGGAGCCAAGGAGGAAGCTGCTATTTCAATGGACTGGCTGAAGAGACAACTACTGATCCTA GTAGCGGTCTATGCAGGTTCCCAAGTGTGATATTCTAa
- the LOC111800519 gene encoding probable glucan endo-1,3-beta-glucosidase A6 isoform X2 has translation MIKSMKAGRVKLYDANHEILRLLSGTNLQVSIMIPNNEISDIANNQTRSDEWILNNVVPFYPDTMIRFILVGNEVLSYASDRDRHVWTDLVPAMRRVWQSLKAQNLQIIRVGTPVAMDVLETSFPPSIGTFRSDIRRTVVAPMLEFLNETRSFFFVDAYPYFPWSANPMDINLDFALFNGNFEQIDRGSGLVYTNLLDEMLDSLIFAMTKLGYPDIRLVISETGWPTTGDIEQPGANLLNAAMYNRNLVKRIMAKPTIGTPARPGVVIPTFIFALFDENQKSGPGTERHWGLLSSDGSPNYDIDLTGTKSSVEYDPIPVVENNVPFRGRLWCVAARGVDLMELGAAVTDVCNGGDGICEELTPGRECYEPVSVHWHASYAFSSYWARFRSQGGSCYFNGLAEETTTDPSSGLCRFPSVIF, from the exons ATGATCAAATCCATGAAAGCCGGCCGAGTGAAGCTTTATGATGCCAACCATGAAATCTTGAGACTTTTATCAGGAACAAACCTTCAAGTCTCCATTATGATACCCAACAATGAAATTTCAGACATTGCCAACAACCAGACAAGATCAGATGAATGGATCCTAAACAACGTTGTTCCCTTTTATCCTGATACCATGATTCGGTTCATTCTTGTCGGCAATGAAGTTCTGAGCTATGCATCTGATAGGGATCGCCATGTTTGGACTGACCTTGTGCCTGCCATGAGAAGGGTTTGGCAGTCCCTCAAAGCTCAAAACTTGCAGATCATTAGAGTGGGAACTCCGGTGGCTATGGACGTTTTGGAGACGTCGTTTCCACCGTCTATTGGGACGTTTAGATCGGATATTCGACGTACTGTGGTGGCTCCGATGCTGGAGTTCTTGAATGAAACGAG GTCTTTCTTCTTCGTGGATGCATATCCATATTTTCCATGGTCAGCAAACCCCATGGATATCAACTTGGATTTTGCCCTTTTCAATGGAAACTTTGAACAGATCGATCGGGGAAGTGGGTTGGTCTATACTAATCTCTTGGACGAAATGCTGGACTCTCTTATATTTGCCATGACAAAACTTGGCTACCCGGATATTCGCCTCGTGATATCGGAGACCGGGTGGCCAACCACCGGTGATATCGAACAGCCAG GCGCGAATCTCCTCAACGCGGCAATGTATAATCGAAATCTAGTAAAGAGGATAATGGCAAAGCCTACAATTGGGACACCAGCGAGACCAGGGGTGGTTATACCGACGTTCATATTCGCTCTCTTCGACGAGAACCAAAAGTCAGGGCCAGGGACGGAGCGACATTGGGGGCTACTGAGCTCGGACGGGAGTCCAAACTACGACATCGACTTGACGGGAACGAAGTCATCGGTGGAGTATGATCCGATACCCGTGGTGGAGAACAATGTGCCATTCAGAGGAAGGTTATGGTGTGTGGCAGCGAGAGGCGTGGATTTGATGGAGCTCGGGGCAGCAGTGACCGACGTGTGCAACGGAGGAGACGGAATATGCGAGGAGCTGACGCCGGGGAGGGAGTGTTATGAGCCAGTATCAGTGCATTGGCATGCAAGCTATGCTTTCAGCTCATATTGGGCGAGGTTTAGGAGCCAAGGAGGAAGCTGCTATTTCAATGGACTGGCTGAAGAGACAACTACTGATCCTA GTAGCGGTCTATGCAGGTTCCCAAGTGTGATATTCTAa
- the LOC111799704 gene encoding MLP-like protein 43, whose product MGLFGKVEADVEITASASKFHEIFHQKPHHISNFSTDIHGVDLLEGEWGKVGSIIVWRYSHDGKVVASKEIIEAVDEENNSITLTAIEGCLLHQYKSFKFKLQCIPKEKGSVVHWTLEYEKLHHGIPDSHGLLQLCVTLSKGIDAYLMEDNEVA is encoded by the exons ATGGGCCTCTTTGGAAAGGTGGAGGCTGACGTAGAAATCACTGCTTCAGCTTCTAAGTTTCATGAAATATTTCACCAAAAGCCTCATCATATTTCCAATTTCTCTACAGACATACATGGCGTTGATCTACTCGAAGGCGAATGGGGCAAAGTCGGGTCTATCATCGTCTGGAGATATTCACATG ATGGGAAGGTTGTGGCAAGCAAAGAGATAATTGAAGCGGTTGATGAAGAGAACAATTCTATCACTCTCACAGCCATTGAAGGATGCCTTTTGCATCAATATAAGAGCTTCAAGTTTAAGCTTCAATGTATCCCAAAGGAGAAGGGAAGCGTTGTTCATTGGACtttagaatatgaaaaattgCACCATGGGATTCCAGACTCCCATGGCTTGCTTCAATTATGTGTTACTTTGTCCAAAGGCATTGATGCTTACCTTATGGAAGACAATGAAGTGGCATGA